Proteins encoded together in one Carya illinoinensis cultivar Pawnee chromosome 3, C.illinoinensisPawnee_v1, whole genome shotgun sequence window:
- the LOC122305189 gene encoding calmodulin-binding receptor-like cytoplasmic kinase 3, producing MAIIVLSLLLLVQLPRIYASEFFHSKVCGADHIAYSYSNGCELFYINGNAVDKVLFCEALQSYHADGCIFDGYLGSNQCESDPALADLVFKIGRKLSQKEVKEGQGNRHQKNRPNGHKRRLTPRIAGMAGTGVVVLCCVFLCACFQRKKKATSHTVLAKEPHSMDSVSSSDAICTSEKIPASPRRGPVSPSPSKFSLSPKLTRLGSLHLTLSQATKATGNFSPSLQIGEGGFGTVYRAQLEDGQVVAIKRAKKELFESLRTEFSSEVDLLAKIDHRSLVKLLGYIDKGNERLIITEYVPNGTLREHLDGQRGKILDFNQRIEIAIDVAHGLTYLHQYAEKQIIHRDVKSSNILLTESMRAKVADFGFARLGPVESDQTHISTKVKGTVGYLDPEYMRTYQLTTKSDVYSFGILLIEILTGHRPVDMKKTPEERVTLRWAFNKYNEGSVVDLVDPLMEEVVDSEVLMKMFSLAFHCAAPIRADRPDMKSVGEQLWAIRADYLKSARRGQ from the exons ATGGCTATAATTGTTTTAAGTCTGTTGTTATTGGTGCAATTGCCAAGAATATATGCCTCAGAATTTTTCCATTCAAAGGTCTGTGGCGCTGATCACATAGCCTATTCATATTCAAATGGTTGTGAACTGTTTTACATAAATGGGAACGCAGTTGACAAAGTTTTGTTCTGCGAGGCCCTCCAATCTTATCATGCAGATGGTTGCATATTTGATGGATACCTTGGAAGTAATCAATGTGAATCGGATCCTGCACTAG CTGATTTGGTATTTAAGATCGGAAGAAAACTTTCACAAAAGGAGGTAAAGGAAGGACAGGGCAACCGCCACCAAAAAAATCGTCCCAATGGTCACAAACGACGGCTAACCCCAAGAATAGCTGGCATGGCAGGAACTGGAGTTGTGGTTCTGTGTTGTGTTTTCCTCTGTGCTTGCtttcaaaggaaaaagaaagcgACATCCCACACTGTTCTTGCTAAGGAGCCACATTCAA TGGATTCAGTTTCTTCTTCTGATGCGATTTGTACTTCTGAAAAGATTCCAGCCAGTCCACGTCGAGGACCAGTATCACCTAGCCCTTCCAAATTCTCACTGTCACCAAAACTTACTAGACTTGGATCATTACATCTCACTTTGAGCCAGGCTACCAAAGCAACAGGCAATTTCTCACCCTCATTACAAATTGGTGAAGGAGGATTTGGAACTGTCTACAGAGCCCAGCTAGAAGACGGCCAGGTGGTTGCCATAAAGCGGGCAAAGAAG GAACTCTTTGAGAGTCTGCGTACAGAATTCAGTAGTGAAGTTGACCTTCTGGCCAAAATTGATCACCGGAGTCTAGTCAAATTGCTAGGTTATATCGACAAAGGAAATGAACGCCTAATCATCACAGAGTATGTGCCAAACGGTACTCTAAGAGAACATTTGGATG GTCAGCGTGGAAAAATTCTGGATTTCAATCAGCGAATTGAAATTGCCATCGATGTTGCTCATGGCCTAACTTATCTCCATCAATATGCAG AGAAGCAAATTATCCATCGGGATGTCAAATCGTCCAACATTCTTCTGACAGAGAGCATGAGGGCTAAAGTTGCTGATTTTGGATTTGCAAGGCTTGGTCCAGTGGAATCTGATCAAACACACATTTCTACTAAAGTGAAAGGGACAGTTGGCTACCTGGATCCTGAGTACATGAGGACCTATCAACTCACTACCAAGAGTGATGTTTACTCATTTGGGATTTTACTTATAGAGATTCTGACAGGTCACCGTCCTGTGGATATGAAGAAAACCCCTGAAGAGCGGGTGACACTTAGATGG GCCTTTAACAAATACAATGAAGGAAGTGTGGTGGACTTGGTGGATCCTTTGATGGAGGAAGTTGTCGATTCAGAGGTACTtatgaaaatgttttctttGGCATTCCACTGTGCAGCACCGATTCGAGCTGATCGCCCAGACATGAAATCAGTGGGAGAACAGTTGTGGGCAATAAGGGCAGACTATCTTAAGAGTGCAAGGAGAGGGCAGTGA
- the LOC122305188 gene encoding putative chloride channel-like protein CLC-g, giving the protein MSRFIISTADPNADPEDSVTVPLLSGLRSVPNSSSQVAIVGVNVCPIESLDYEIFENELFKQDWRSRGKLQIFQYTFMKWLLCFLIGLIVSLVGFCNNLAVENLAGMKFVVTSNMMLERRFGMAFLVFSMSNFVLTLFASIITAFIAPAASGSGIPEVKAYLNGVDAPGIFTLRTLVVKIVGSISAVSSSLLVGKAGPMVHTGACIASLLGQGGSKKYGLTWGWLRFFKNDRDRRDLVTCGSAAGIAAAFRAPVGGVLFALEEMASWWRSALLWRSFFTTAVVALVLRAFIDLCLSGKCGLFGTGGLIMFDVYSESVSYHLEDVPPVLALGVIGGILGSLYNFLLEKVLRIYSLINEKSIGYKIFLACSISIFTSCLLFGLPWLATCRPCPADASEACPTIGRSGNYKKFQCPPGYYNDLASLIFNTNDDAIRNLFSKGTDNEFQHSSILIFFFTCFFLSIFSYGVVAPAGLFVPVIVTGASYGRFVGMLVGPHSNLNHGLYAVLGAASLLGGSMRMTVSLCVIILELTNNLLLLPLIMLVLLVSKTVADAFNGNIYDLIMKAKGFPYLETHAEPYMRQLSVGDVVTGPLQLFHGIEKVGNIVHVLRTTRHNGFPIIDEPPHSECPVLSGIILRAHLVTLLKKKAFLSTPDLTGGFNASKQFSAGDFAKRSSGNDEKIEDIDLSEEEMEMFIDLHPFTNASPYTVVETMSLAKALLLFREVGLRHLLVIPKISSRSPVVGILTRHDFMPEHILSLHPMLVRSRWKRLRFRFPALSKLF; this is encoded by the exons ATGTCAAGATTCATCATCAGCACGGCCGATCCCAATGCCGACCCAGAGGACTCCGTCACCGTCCCCTTGCTCTCCGGCCTACGATCCGTCCCCAACTCCTCCTCCCAAGTCGCCATCGTCGGCGTCAATGTCTGTCCCATCGAGAGCCTTGATTACGA GATATTCGAGAATGAGCTGTTCAAGCAGGACTGGAGGAGCCGGGGAAAGTTGCAGATATTCCAATACACGTTTATGAAGTGGCTCTTGTGCTTCCTCATCGGTTTGATTGTCAGCCTCGTCGGCTTTTGCAATAACCTCGCCGTCGAAAATCTCGCCGGCATGAAGTTCGTCGTTACTTCTAACATGATGTTGGAGCGCAG GTTTGGAATggcatttcttgtattttcGATGTCTAATTTCGTTCTGACTCTGTTTGCGTCTATAATTACGGCTTTTATAGCGCCGGCGGCTTCCGGTTCGGGTATTCCGGAAGTTAAAGCATACCTGAACGGCGTGGATGCGCCTGGAATATTTACGTTACGGACTTTGGTTGTTAAG ATAGTCGGCAGCATTTCTGCTGTATCATCATCTCTTCTTGTGGGAAAGGCGGGGCCCATGGTCCATACTGGTGCATGTATCGCATCATTGCTAGGTCAGGGTGGGTCAAAGAAATATGGTTTAACATGGGGATGGTTACGCTTTTTCAAGAATGACCGAGACCGAAGAGATCTTGTTACATGTGGATCAGCAGCTGGAATTGCTGCCGCTTTCCGTGCCCCTGTTGGTGGTGTGCTATTTGCTCTTGAAGAGATGGCATCTTG GTGGAGAAGTGCCCTTCTATGGAGATCTTTCTTCACAACAGCTGTTGTGGCACTTGTACTCCGTGCTTTCATTGATCTTTGTTTAAGTGGAAAATGTGGGCTCTTTGGTACAGGGGGGCTGATAATGTTTGATGTCTACTCAGAATCTGTTTCATATCATCTTGAGGATGTGCCTCCTGTGCTTGCCCTTGGAGTTATAGGGGGCATATTGGGaagtttatataattttcttctagAGAAGGTTCTCCGAATTTACAGTCTCATAAATGA AAAAAGCATTGgttacaaaatttttcttgcttGCTCGATCTCCATTTTCACATCTTGTCTTCTGTTTGGATTACCATGGCTTGCAACTTGCCGACCTTGTCCAGCTGATGCATCTGAGGCCTGCCCTACAATAGGCCGCTCTGGTAACTACAAGAAGTTCCAATGCCCGCCTGGTTACTATAACGATCTTGCCAGCCTCATTTTTAACACAAATGATGATGCTATTAGAAATCTTTTTAGTAAAGGCACCGACAATGAGTTCCAACACTCCTCAATTCTCATATTCTTTTTTACTTGCTTTTTTTTAAGCATCTTTAGCTATGGGGTGGTTGCTCCTGCTGGTCTCTTTGTACCTGTTATTGTTACCGGTGCATCCTATGGACGTTTTGTTGGAATGTTAGTTGGCCCACACTCAAATCTTAACCATGGACTGTATGCTGTGCTGGGTGCTGCCTCCCTTCTTGGTGGGTCTATGAGAATGACAGTTTCTCTCTGTGTAATTATCCTAGAATTGACCAATAATCTGCTATTGCTGCCATTAATAATGCTGGTACTTCTTGTCTCCAAGACTGTAGCCGATGCTTTCAATGGCAATATCTATGACCTTATCATGAAAGCAAAGGGATTTCCTTACCTTGAAACTCATGCTGAGCCATATATGAGACAGCTGTCAGTAGGTGACGTGGTCACAGGCCCACTTCAGCTCTTTCATGGAATCGAGAAGGTTGGTAACATAGTTCATGTTCTTAGGACTACAAGGCACAATGGCTTCCCTATAATTGATGAGCCTCCGCATTCTGAGTGTCCAGTTTTGTCTGGTATAATCCTACGTGCTCACCTTGTTACATTgttaaagaagaaagctttcttgTCCACCCCAGACTTGACAGGAGGCTTCAACGCCTCTAAGCAGTTTTCAGCAGGGGATTTTGCAAAGAGGAGTTCAGGCAATGATGAAAAGATAGAAGATATAGATTTGTCTGAGGAAGAGATGGAAATGTTTATAGATTTACATCCTTTTACTAATGCTTCACCTTATACTGTTGTGGAGACGATGTCCCTAGCAAAGGCTCTCTTACTTTTCCGAGAAGTCGGTTTAAGGCACCTGCTGGTGATTCCCAAGATCTCTAGC AGATCCCCTGTGGTGGGCATATTGACAAGGCACGATTTCATGCCGGAGCACATATTAAGTTTGCACCCTATGCTGGTAAGGAGCCGTTGGAAAAGATTACGATTCCGGTTCCCAGCTCTgagtaaattattttag